One Natrinema longum genomic window carries:
- a CDS encoding FAD-binding and (Fe-S)-binding domain-containing protein produces the protein MSLEPSADPAADGRANYDYRSDELDRPALVADIEALVDCEVRADSYSRELYATDASAYEMTPIAVAFPESTADVAGILEYCAKREIPVLPRGGGTSLAGQTVNRAVVLDFTRHMGEIREIDPDERTATVQPGTILGTLNEALESHDLKFAPDPAWGDKSAIGGAIGNNSTGAHSLKYGKTDAYIEAVEAVLADGTVTRFGEVTLEEISERADPDGDLEARIYAEVERILEADADRIEETYPDLKRNVSGYNLDRLVAEARGEELPGGEETGEAGTVNLARLLAGSEGTLAIVTEATVALESVPETKAVSLLCYPDLHEAMRDVEAILAHDPAAVEVLDDVLIDLARDTAEFGPVTEMLPEGTNAVLLVEFYAADEDHGKEQVAGLLADRVPSATPAGEPADDAPSSESETLAIEALEAYDDTERAKLWKLRKSGLPILLSRTTDAKHISFIEDTAIPPAKLPEFVEEFEEILESHDTYASFYAHAGPGVLHVRPLVNTKTEVGLEQLHGIADDVTDLVVDLGGSVSGEHGDGRARTQWNRKRYGDELWETFQDLKTAFDPDWILNPGQVVFRDENPTDLRKHLRFDPDYEFEAGFEPTLEWENDNGMQGMVELCHGCGGCRGEQSTTGGVMCPTYRASREEITATRGRANALRQAMSGDLEPDEAVSDEFVEEVMDLCVGCKGCAIDCPSEVDMAKLKAEVTHEYHQRNGASLRDRLFANVETLSKWGSRLAPLSNALPKLPGARKALEVAVGIDADRALPTFHAETFRDWFRERGGAHIGEGEATRKAVLYPDTYTNYSHPDAGKAAVRTLEAAGVHVSVPDGLGDTGRPAFSKGFLGKARDAARENVTALAPRVAEGWDVVVIEPSDAVMFQSDYLDLLSTEAAETLANATFGVCEYIDTFRLDEAIAFDERAATAELVYHGHCHQKSVAKDHHAVGVLRRAGYAVAPLDSGCCGMAGSFGYESEHASMSDAIAQILYGQVDDSDGERVVAPGASCRTQLENKPGASEEPPTPIEVVAEALE, from the coding sequence ATGTCACTGGAACCGAGCGCCGACCCGGCCGCCGACGGGCGAGCGAACTACGACTATCGGAGCGACGAACTCGACCGTCCGGCGCTGGTCGCGGACATCGAGGCGCTCGTCGACTGCGAGGTCCGTGCCGACTCCTACTCCCGCGAACTGTACGCTACGGACGCGAGCGCCTACGAGATGACCCCGATCGCCGTCGCCTTCCCCGAATCGACGGCCGACGTCGCGGGGATCCTCGAGTACTGTGCCAAGCGGGAGATTCCGGTCCTCCCGCGGGGTGGCGGGACGAGCCTCGCCGGCCAGACGGTCAACCGGGCCGTCGTGTTGGATTTCACCCGGCACATGGGCGAGATCCGCGAGATCGATCCCGACGAACGGACCGCGACGGTCCAGCCCGGGACGATCCTCGGAACGCTGAACGAGGCACTCGAATCCCACGATCTCAAATTCGCCCCCGACCCCGCGTGGGGCGACAAGAGCGCCATCGGCGGCGCGATCGGGAACAACTCGACGGGCGCACACTCGCTGAAATACGGCAAGACCGACGCCTACATCGAGGCGGTCGAGGCCGTCCTCGCCGACGGCACCGTCACCCGATTCGGCGAGGTTACGCTCGAGGAGATCTCCGAACGGGCCGATCCCGACGGCGACCTCGAGGCCCGGATCTACGCGGAGGTCGAGCGGATCCTCGAGGCGGACGCGGACCGCATCGAGGAGACCTATCCCGACCTCAAACGCAACGTCTCGGGGTACAACCTCGATCGGCTGGTGGCCGAAGCTCGGGGCGAGGAGCTACCGGGCGGCGAGGAAACCGGCGAGGCGGGCACTGTCAACCTCGCGCGCCTGCTGGCCGGCAGCGAGGGGACGCTGGCGATCGTCACCGAGGCGACCGTCGCGCTCGAGTCGGTGCCCGAGACGAAGGCGGTCTCCCTGTTGTGCTACCCGGACCTCCACGAGGCGATGCGGGACGTCGAGGCGATCCTCGCACACGACCCCGCGGCGGTCGAAGTGTTAGACGACGTGTTGATCGACCTCGCTCGCGACACCGCGGAGTTCGGTCCCGTCACCGAGATGCTCCCCGAGGGGACCAACGCCGTGTTGCTCGTGGAGTTCTACGCCGCGGACGAAGACCACGGGAAAGAGCAGGTCGCCGGACTCCTGGCCGACCGCGTGCCGTCGGCGACGCCGGCGGGCGAGCCGGCCGACGACGCCCCGAGCAGCGAGTCCGAGACGCTCGCGATCGAGGCCCTCGAAGCGTACGACGACACTGAACGCGCGAAGCTGTGGAAGCTCCGCAAGTCCGGCCTCCCGATCTTGCTCTCGCGGACGACCGACGCGAAGCACATCTCGTTCATCGAGGACACCGCGATCCCGCCCGCGAAGCTCCCCGAATTCGTCGAGGAGTTCGAGGAGATCCTCGAGAGCCACGACACCTACGCCAGTTTCTACGCCCACGCCGGCCCCGGCGTGCTCCACGTCCGGCCGCTCGTAAATACGAAGACCGAGGTGGGCCTCGAGCAACTCCACGGGATCGCGGACGACGTGACGGACCTCGTGGTCGATCTCGGCGGATCCGTCTCGGGCGAACACGGCGACGGCCGGGCCCGCACGCAGTGGAATCGGAAGCGCTACGGCGACGAGCTCTGGGAAACGTTCCAGGACCTCAAGACCGCCTTCGACCCCGACTGGATCCTGAATCCGGGGCAGGTCGTCTTCCGCGACGAGAACCCGACGGATCTGCGGAAGCACCTGCGGTTCGACCCCGACTACGAGTTCGAGGCCGGCTTCGAACCCACCCTCGAGTGGGAGAACGACAACGGCATGCAGGGGATGGTCGAGCTCTGTCACGGCTGTGGCGGCTGTCGCGGCGAGCAGTCGACCACGGGCGGCGTGATGTGTCCGACCTATCGGGCGAGCCGGGAGGAGATCACGGCCACCCGGGGCCGGGCGAACGCGCTCCGCCAGGCCATGAGCGGCGATCTCGAGCCCGACGAAGCCGTCTCCGACGAGTTCGTCGAAGAAGTGATGGACCTCTGTGTCGGCTGCAAGGGCTGTGCGATCGACTGCCCGAGCGAGGTCGATATGGCGAAGCTCAAAGCCGAGGTCACCCACGAGTATCACCAGCGAAACGGCGCGAGCCTTCGGGATCGCCTCTTCGCCAACGTGGAGACGCTCTCGAAGTGGGGCTCTCGGCTCGCGCCGCTGTCCAACGCCCTGCCGAAGCTACCGGGTGCGCGAAAGGCGCTCGAGGTGGCCGTCGGGATCGACGCCGACCGAGCGCTGCCGACGTTCCACGCGGAGACCTTCCGAGACTGGTTCCGCGAGCGAGGCGGCGCTCACATCGGCGAGGGCGAGGCCACTCGCAAGGCCGTCCTCTATCCCGACACCTACACCAACTACAGCCATCCCGACGCCGGCAAGGCGGCCGTCCGCACCCTTGAGGCCGCCGGCGTCCACGTCTCCGTCCCCGACGGGCTCGGCGACACGGGCCGGCCGGCGTTCTCGAAGGGATTCCTCGGGAAAGCCAGGGACGCGGCCCGCGAGAACGTCACCGCGCTCGCGCCGCGGGTCGCGGAGGGCTGGGACGTCGTCGTCATCGAACCCTCCGACGCGGTCATGTTCCAGTCCGATTACCTCGATCTGCTCTCGACCGAAGCCGCCGAAACCCTCGCGAACGCCACCTTCGGCGTCTGCGAGTACATCGACACCTTCCGGCTGGACGAAGCGATCGCATTCGACGAGCGCGCGGCGACGGCGGAGCTGGTCTATCACGGCCACTGTCACCAGAAATCGGTCGCGAAGGACCACCACGCCGTCGGCGTGCTTCGACGGGCGGGCTATGCCGTCGCCCCCCTCGATTCGGGCTGCTGTGGCATGGCGGGCAGTTTCGGCTACGAGTCCGAACACGCCTCGATGAGCGATGCGATCGCTCAGATCCTCTACGGACAGGTCGACGACAGCGACGGCGAGCGCGTCGTCGCTCCCGGTGCCTCCTGTCGGACCCAACTCGAGAACAAACCCGGTGCATCCGAGGAGCCCCCGACGCCGATCGAAGTCGTCGCCGAGGCCCTGGAGTGA